From the Lathyrus oleraceus cultivar Zhongwan6 chromosome 4, CAAS_Psat_ZW6_1.0, whole genome shotgun sequence genome, one window contains:
- the LOC127074039 gene encoding cyclin-dependent kinase G-2, whose amino-acid sequence MAAGRQSVLGKRESYKHDSVKEFQYSKYDDSLAKEDREEGEILVDGDEALPPPEKRRKFSPIVWDLAEKKAKISSNDRVTHVAESLSRSPVDEQSAEEKGVLSEFSLNSSCVVDESDMQGWNITKSKWASDDLSPMGDDDKYKQDKRSLSSEDGGCSGSTITRSDVDDEVSDSPSDSFENSDLMHVQRNFNMCQSCRTVSEFEMIKKINEGTYGVVYKAKDKRTGETVALKKVKMEKEREGFPMSALREMNILLSLDHPSIVDVKEVVVDDDDKDDGTYMVMEHMQYDLKQLMEVRTQPFSMGEIKSFMKQLLEGVKYLHDNWILHRDLKTSNILLNKEGKLKICDFGMSRQYGSPLKPYTSLVVTLWYRAPELLLGAKKYSKAIDMWSLGCIMAELFSREPLFRGKTEIEQLDKIFRTLGTPDEKIWPGFSKLPGSKAKFVKQRCSMLRMKFPAASFTGLPVLSESGFDLLSKLLAYDPDKRISAEAALQHDWFQ is encoded by the exons ATGGCGGCAGGGCGACAAAGTGTTTTGGGGAAGAGGGAGTCTTACAAACATGATTCCGTCAAGGAATTTCAGTATTCTAAGTATGATGATTCTCTTGCAAAAGAAGATAGAGAAGAAGGTGAGATCCTTGTTGATGGGGATGAAGCTTTGCCACCGCcagaaaagagaagaaaattctCTCCCATTGTCTGGGATCTGGCTGAGAAGAAGGCCAAAATCTCTTCCAACGATAGGGTCACACATGTTGCTGAATCTCTATCTCGATCACCTGTTGATGAACAAAGTGCTGAAGAAAAAGGTGTTTTAAGTGAGTTTTCGCTGAATTCCTCTTGTGTTGTTGATGAAAGTGATATGCAGGGGTGGAACATCACAAAGTCTAAATGGGCTTCTGATGATCTTTCACCTATGGGTGATGATGATAAGTACAAGCAAGACAAAAGAAGTTTAAGTTCGGAAGATGGTGGTTGTTCAGGTAGCACAATCACTAGATCTGATGTTGATGATGAGGTTAGTGATTCTCCATCAGATTCGTTTGAAAATAGTGATTTGATGCATGTGCAGAGGAATTTTAACATGTGTCAGAGTTGCAGAACTGTGTCGGAATTTGAAATGATTAAGAAAATAAATGAAGGAACTTATGGTGTTGTCTATAAAGCTAAGGATAAGAGGACTGGAGAGACTGTAGCACTAAAGAAGGTGAAGATGGAGAAGGAAAGAGAGGGATTTCCAATGTCAGCGTTGAGAGAAATGAATATTCTCTTGTCTTTAGATCATCCCTCTATTGTTGATGTTAAAGAAGTAGTTGTGGATGATGATGATAAGGATGATGGTACTTATATGGTAATGGAGCATATGCAGTATGACCTCAAACAGTTAATGGAGGTAAGGACACAGCCTTTTAGTATGGGTGAAATAAAATCCTTCATGAAGCAACTTCTTGAAGGTGTCAAGTATCTTCATGATAACTGGATTCTCCATAGAGATTTGAAGACATCTAACATTCTGCTGAATAAAGAAGGGAAGCTGAAAATATGTGACTTTGGAATGTCAAGGCAGTACGGAAGCCCGCTTAAGCCATATACTTCTCTTGTGGTTACATTATGGTACAG AGCACCTGAACTATTATTGGGCGCCAAAAAATACTCTAAAGCAATTGATATGTGGTCGTTGGGGTGTATAATGGCTGAACTATTTTCCAGGGAGCCTCTTTTCAGGGGTAAAACTGAAATCGAACAACTTGATAAG ATTTTTCGAACCCTTGGTACACCAGACGAGAAAATATGGCCAGGATTTTCCAAATTGCCTGGGTCTAAAGCAAAATTTGTCAAGCAACG GTGTAGTATGCTAAGGATGAAGTTTCCAGCCGCGTCTTTCACTGGTTTGCCAGTTCTATCTGAGTCGGGATTTGACTTGTTGAGTAAGCTTCTAGCTTATGATCCTGACAAG AGGATTTCTGCTGAAGCTGCTCTGCAACATGATTGGTTCCAATGA